Proteins co-encoded in one Euleptes europaea isolate rEulEur1 chromosome 1, rEulEur1.hap1, whole genome shotgun sequence genomic window:
- the GPR84 gene encoding G-protein coupled receptor 84 has protein sequence MEYVSDNFSCYDPSIVGYRYVSVSWGIVVTVIGTVGNVLTLLAYAGETKLQTRFNVLIVNLTLADILYCTFLQPFSVDSYLHLHWRAGADFCRVFGMLLFVSNSVSILTLCLIAVSRYLLIANTALFDRVFSRLGVMLISLITWVIGFASFAPLWPVYVLVPKVCTCSFHRLRGRPYTTILMAFYFVVGLSCVGIFYFLIHRKVKGAARVMDQYKLKKASLKGVHVAGTSSATPGHYQELDSGVDSAGPSQQCSEELPSEPTSKTSVPSAPEKDGTPPAPPPAVPLKKAAACQPKDSNTEFRRVTRMCFVVFIFFVVCYIPFMLLNIFDGKNRAPTVLHMIAANLTWLNSCINPVLYAAMNRQFRDAYRGVFDNFARKFCWCR, from the coding sequence ATGGAGTACGTTTCTGACAATTTCTCCTGCTACGACCCATCCATCGTCGGCTACCGCTATGTGTCGGTCAGCTGGGGCATCGTGGTGACGGTCATCGGCACGGTGGGCAACGTGCTGACCCTGCTGGCCTACGCGGGGGAGACCAAGCTGCAGACCCGCTTCAACGTGCTGATCGTCAACTTGACGTTGGCTGACATTCTCTACTGCACCTTCCTGCAGCCCTTCTCGGTCGACTCCTACCTTCACCTCCACTGGCGGGCTGGCGCCGACTTTTGCCGCGTCTTTGGGATGTTGCTCTTTGTTTCCAACTCGGTCTCCATCCTGACCCTTTGCCTCATCGCAGTCAGCCGATACCTACTCATCGCCAACACGGCCCTCTTTGACCGGGTCTTCTCCCGCCTCGGAGTGATGCTCATCAGCCTGATCACCTGGGTCATTGGCTTTGCCAGCTTTGCGCCATTGTGGCCCGTCTATGTGCTGGTGCCCAAGGTCTGCACCTGTAGCTTCCACCGCCTCCGCGGCCGGCCCTACACCACCATCCTCATGGCCTTCTACTTCGTGGTCGGCCTCAGCTGCGTGGGCATCTTCTACTTCCTCATCCATCGCAAAGTCAAGGGGGCTGCCCGGGTCATGGATCAATACAAGCTGAAGAAAGCCAGCCTGAAGGGGGTCCATGTGGCCGGAACCAGCTCAGCGACACCAGGGCATTACCAAGAACTGGACAGTGGGGTCGATAGCGCGGGGCCTTCCCAGCAGTGCTCTGAGGAGCTACCCTCGGAGCCGACTTCCAAAACCTCTGTTCCTTCAGCTCCTGAGAAAGATGGGACCCCTCCCGCGCCTCCGCCTGCCGTCCCGCTGAAGAAAGCCGCCGCTTGCCAGCCGAAGGACAGCAACACGGAATTCCGCCGGGTGACCCGCATGTGCTTCGTGGTCTTCATCTTCTTTGTCGTGTGCTACATCCCCTTCATGCTTCTCAACATCTTCGACGGCAAAAACCGGGCCCCGACCGTCCTGCACATGATCGCTGCCAACCTCACGTGGCTCAACAGCTGCATCAATCCGGTGCTTTATGCGGCAATGAACCGCCAGTTCCGGGACGCCTACAGGGGCGTGTTTGACAACTTCGCACGGAAGTTTTGCTGGTGCCGTTAG